A section of the Epinephelus moara isolate mb chromosome 3, YSFRI_EMoa_1.0, whole genome shotgun sequence genome encodes:
- the slc12a9 gene encoding solute carrier family 12 member 9, with protein sequence MSNERTPLITSGVCGLAVTAAACGTEPDATPESGSETPSKDPRQLNTFFGVMVPTILSMFSIILFLRTGFVVGHAGLLQGLLMVIVAYTIISLTILSICAISTNGAIQGGGAYYMISRSLGPEFGGSIGLMFFLAKVFACGEYVLGLVEAILDVFGADPESSVSQGIRVLPQSYWYTVLYSTVVLLLCLLVCLVGAHIYCRTAFAILLVVTVSLLSIFVSSVAVKPRDFVITHKGSGNETLRYNASYTGFNATTLRNNLGPGYSLDYSTNSVMSFATVFAVMFTSCTGIMAGANMSGELKTPSISIPKGTIVAVCYTFTVYVLLFILISATCDRTLLIQDYGFLQRINIWSPFITIGIYCGALSAAMCSLIGASRILHALALDQLFGLPLAPAAITSSSGNPWVAVLYTWGLAQCVVFAGQLNAIASLVTVFYLLAYAAVDLACLALEWASAPNFRPTFQLFSWHTCLLGILSCLVMMFVINPVYSSGSIVLLLLLLLFLHYRSPTSSWGYISQALIFHQVRKYLLMLDVRKDHVKFWRPQVLLMVANPRSSCQLILFVNQLKKGGLYVLGHVQLGDLDSLPSDPVQQQYNFWLSLVDKLDVKAFVDLTLSPSVRQGTQHLLRITGLGGMKPNMLVLGFYDSCTPEDFFLQDSAFCDSSVGQGSDGEYNFGVDLPSLQAHFPPVRHVESPRWLSPEEYIGIISDAIKMNKNVCLARYFFQLEGEDKDSKVDGSERTIDVWPLNLLQPGSRDYEDVCSLFLLQMACVLNMSNKWRHARMRIFLNVETESSDQGWVVNEETFRELLRKLRIRASIKIVPWDSVVQHHTQPDGEPPAGPTQALSEDFLSAVNSMLMEHSSQAAVRFLYLPRPTAQRSLAQQYLAQLEAVTNNLGPTLLIHGVTPVTYTDL encoded by the exons ATGTCAAACGAACGCACCCCTCTGATCACCTCGGGGGTATGTGGTCTGGCTGTGACTGCAGCAGCATGCGGCACAGAACCAGACGCCACCCCCGAATCCGGCTCCGAGACCCCAAGTAAAGACCCTCGACAACTGAACACTTTTTTCGGGGTGATGGTGCCGACCATCCTCTCCATGTTCAGCATCATACTGTTCCTGAGAACAG GGTTCGTGGTTGGTCACGCAGGACTGTTACAGGGTCTTCTAATGGTGATTGTAGCCTACACCATTATATCTCTCACAATACTGTCCATCTGTGCCATTTCAACCAACGGTGCTATACAAGGAGGTGGAGCCTACT acaTGATAAGCAGGTCTCTGGGCCCAGAGTTTGGAGGAAGCATTGGTTTGATGTTCTTTCTGGCCAAAGTCTTTGCGTGTGGAGAGTATGTTCTTGGTCTCGTGGAGGCGATACTTGACGTATTCGGTGCGGATCCTG AGTCATCTGTGTCCCAGGGGATACGGGTGCTTCCTCAGAGTTACTGGTACACAGTGCTGTACTCCACTGTCGTCCTTCTGCTGTGTCTGCTCGTGTGTCTGGTCGGCGCCCACATCTACTGCCGTACCGCCTTCGCCATCCTGCTGGTGGTCACCGTATCCTTGCTGTCCATCTTTGTCAGTTCTGTGGCGGTCAAGCCTCGTGATTTCGTCATCACCCACAAGGGATCTGGCAATGAGACCCTCCGTTACAATGCCAGCTACACGGGCTTCAATGCCACCACGCTGAGGAACAACCTGGGCC CTGGTTACTCTTTGGACTACAGCACCAACTCTGTCATGTCTTTTGCCACCGTGTTTGCCGTCATGTTCACCAGCTGCACTGGCATCATGGCCGGAGCCAACATGTCAG GGGAGCTGAAGACTCCGAGTATTTCCATCCCTAAAGGCACCATTGTAGCCGTCTGTTACACTTTCACGGTCTACGTCCTCCTCTTTATCTTGATCAGCGCCACCTGCGACAG GACTCTGTTAATTCAGGATTATGGGTTCCTCCAAAGAATAAACATCTGGTCGCCGTTCATCACCATCGGGATATACTGCGGTGCTCTGTCAGCTGCGATGTGCTCTCTGATCGGAGCGTCCCGTATCCTCCATGCTCTTGCTCTGGATCAACTCTTTG GTTTGCCGTTAGCCCCAGCTGCCATCACATCAAGCTCGGGGAATCCGTGGGTGGCAGTGCTGTACACCTGGGGTCTGGCACAG tgtgtagtGTTTGCAGGCCAGCTTAATGCCATAGCAAGTTTGGTGACTGTTTTCTACTTGCTTGCCTACGCTGCGGTCGACCTGGCCTGTTTGGCTCTTGAGTGGGCGTCAGCACCAAATTTCAG ACCGACCTTCCAGCTCTTCTCCTGGCACACCTGCCTGCTGGGCATCCTGAGCTGTTTAGTGATGATGTTCGTCATTAACCCCGTGTACTCCTCAGGCAGCATCGTCCTcctgttactgctgctgcttttcctcCACTACAGATCGCCCACCAGCAGCTGGGGCTACATCAGCCAGGCTCTCATTTTCCATCAG GTGCGCAAGTATCTGTTGATGCTTGATGTGAGGAAGGACCACGTGAAGTTCTGGAGGCCGCAGGTGTTGTTAATGGTGGCCAACCCTCGCTCTTCCTGTCAGCTCATCCTGTTTGTCAACCAGCTGAAGAAGGGAGGACTGTATGTGTTGGGCCACGTGCAGCTGGGAGATCTGG ACTCCCTGCCATCAGACCCAGTCCAGCAGCAGTACAACTTCTGGTTGAGCCTAGTTGATAAACTCGATGTGAAAGCCTTTGTAGACCTGACgctgtctccctctgtcagaCAGGGAACACAGCATCTCCTGCGCATCACAGGCCTAG GTGGCATGAAGCCCAACATGCTGGTTTTGGGTTTCTATGACAGCTGCACTCCCGAGGACTTCTTCCTACAAGATTCTGCGTTCTGTGATTCTTCTGTGGGACAAGGGAGTGACGGCGAATATAATTTTGGAGTTGATTTGCCTTCATTACAGGCCCATTTCCCCCCAGTGCGACATGTTGAGAGCCCACGCTGGCTATCACCAGAGGAGTACATAGGGATCATTTCTGACGCCATTAAAATGAACAAGAACGTGTGCCTCGCCCGCTATTTCTTCCAGTTAGAGGGAGAGGATAAAGACAGCAAGGTGGATGGGTCTGAGCGGACAATAGATGTGTGGCCTCTCAACCTGCTCCAGCCAGGCAGCCGTGATTATGAGGACGTTTGCAGCCTCTTTCTGCTGCAGATGGCCTGCGTGCTCAACATGTCCAACAAGTGGCGCCATGCAAGAATGAGAATCTTTCTGAATGTGGAGACTGAGTCCAGCGACCAGGGTTGGGTGGTAAATGAAGAGACGTTCAGAGAGCTGCTGAGGAAGCTGAGGATCAGGGCGTCAATAAAGATTGTGCCGTGGGACTCTGTGGTGCAGCACCACACTCAGCCAGACGGGGAGCCCCCTGCAGGGCCGACACAAGCTCTGTCCGAGGACTTCCTGTCCGCTGTGAACAGTATGTTGATGGAGCACAGCTCGCAAGCTGCTGTTCGCTTCCTGTATTTACCTCGACCCACCGCCCAGCGCAGCCTGGCGCAGCAGTACTTGGCTCAGTTGGAAGCAGTGACCAATAACTTAGGGCCAACGCTGCTGATTCACGGTGTCACCCCAGTCACATACACTGACCTGTGA
- the hsd20b2 gene encoding hydroxysteroid (20-beta) dehydrogenase 2 isoform X2 produces MSFTGVLAIFGGFTVIFYMLKLAWGCWCGFRQFFLSELWQVDLRTYGQWAVVTGATSGIGKAYANELARRGLDVILVSRSDDKLRMTAKEIEDRYGRKTRTIKVDFTDGPSIYPAIAKELQGLEIGILVNNVGMIYSDNFAYFLEIPNAEQKITQLINCNMLSVPQMTRLILPAMVERGTGLIINISSEVAVRPQPLLTLYSSSKIFVTYFSQCLHAEYKSKGITVQCVAPFMVSTNMTQNLKTNCFVKSAPSFAREALNTVGHTCYTNGCLSHALQNAAITMLVPNWLRMSSFFIRKLRNLRNDSKHDLKVCREKERLGEKEE; encoded by the exons ATGTCATTCACTGGGGTGCTGGCCATCTTTGGAGGATTTACTGTCATTTTCTACATGCTCAAACTAGCCTGGGGATGTTGGTGTGGATtcagacagttttttttgtcagagcTTTGGCAAGTGGATTTAAGGACATACGGGCAATGGGCAG TTGTTACTGGTGCCACATCTGGCATTGGTAAAGCTTATGCCAACGAG CTTGCAAGAAGAGGCCTAGATGTTATTTTGGTAAGCAGATCTGATGATAAGCTACGAATGACTGCCAAGGAGATAG AGGATAGGTATGGACGAAAGACTCGCACCATCAAAGTGGACTTCACAGACGGCCCAAGTATTTATCCTGCTATAGCCAAAGAACTACAAGGACTGGAGATTGGGATTCTGG TTAATAATGTAGGAATGATCTACTCTGATAATTTTGCCTATTTCCTGGAAATACCAAATGCTGAACAG AAAATCACTCAGCTTATCAACTGTAACATGCTGTCAGTCCCTCAG ATGACCAGACTGATTCTTCCGGCCATGGTTGAAAG AGGGACAGGGCTGATCATCAACATCTCCTCTGAAGTGGCTGTCCGTCCACAGCCTTTACTGACCCTTTATTCTTCCTCTAAG aTCTTTGTAACGTATTTCTCTCAGTGTCTGCACGCTGAGTACAAGTCAAAGGGAATCACTGTTCAG TGTGTGGCCCCATTCATGGTGTCCACCAACATGACACAAAACCTAAAAACCAACTGCTTTGTGAAGAGTGCTCCCAGTTTCGCCCGTGAGGCCTTGAACACTGTGGGTCACACCTGCTACACCAACGGCTGCCTGTCCCATGCACTCCAG AACGCTGCTATAACAATGCTCGTGCCCAACTGGTTACGTATGTCATCATTCTTCATAAGAAAGCTACGAAACCTCAGAAATGACAGCAAACATGATCTAAAAGTGTgcagggagaaggagaggctTGGTGAAAAGGAGGAGTAG
- the hsd20b2 gene encoding hydroxysteroid (20-beta) dehydrogenase 2 isoform X1, whose translation MQTGIHESVRIQGVIHRIHKYMGILFSPELCDKMSFTGVLAIFGGFTVIFYMLKLAWGCWCGFRQFFLSELWQVDLRTYGQWAVVTGATSGIGKAYANELARRGLDVILVSRSDDKLRMTAKEIEDRYGRKTRTIKVDFTDGPSIYPAIAKELQGLEIGILVNNVGMIYSDNFAYFLEIPNAEQKITQLINCNMLSVPQMTRLILPAMVERGTGLIINISSEVAVRPQPLLTLYSSSKIFVTYFSQCLHAEYKSKGITVQCVAPFMVSTNMTQNLKTNCFVKSAPSFAREALNTVGHTCYTNGCLSHALQNAAITMLVPNWLRMSSFFIRKLRNLRNDSKHDLKVCREKERLGEKEE comes from the exons ATGCAAACAGGAATCCATGAGTCTGTCAGGATACAAGGGGTCATCCACAGGATACATAAATATATG GGAATCCTGTTCAGTCCAGAGCTCTGCGACAAAATGTCATTCACTGGGGTGCTGGCCATCTTTGGAGGATTTACTGTCATTTTCTACATGCTCAAACTAGCCTGGGGATGTTGGTGTGGATtcagacagttttttttgtcagagcTTTGGCAAGTGGATTTAAGGACATACGGGCAATGGGCAG TTGTTACTGGTGCCACATCTGGCATTGGTAAAGCTTATGCCAACGAG CTTGCAAGAAGAGGCCTAGATGTTATTTTGGTAAGCAGATCTGATGATAAGCTACGAATGACTGCCAAGGAGATAG AGGATAGGTATGGACGAAAGACTCGCACCATCAAAGTGGACTTCACAGACGGCCCAAGTATTTATCCTGCTATAGCCAAAGAACTACAAGGACTGGAGATTGGGATTCTGG TTAATAATGTAGGAATGATCTACTCTGATAATTTTGCCTATTTCCTGGAAATACCAAATGCTGAACAG AAAATCACTCAGCTTATCAACTGTAACATGCTGTCAGTCCCTCAG ATGACCAGACTGATTCTTCCGGCCATGGTTGAAAG AGGGACAGGGCTGATCATCAACATCTCCTCTGAAGTGGCTGTCCGTCCACAGCCTTTACTGACCCTTTATTCTTCCTCTAAG aTCTTTGTAACGTATTTCTCTCAGTGTCTGCACGCTGAGTACAAGTCAAAGGGAATCACTGTTCAG TGTGTGGCCCCATTCATGGTGTCCACCAACATGACACAAAACCTAAAAACCAACTGCTTTGTGAAGAGTGCTCCCAGTTTCGCCCGTGAGGCCTTGAACACTGTGGGTCACACCTGCTACACCAACGGCTGCCTGTCCCATGCACTCCAG AACGCTGCTATAACAATGCTCGTGCCCAACTGGTTACGTATGTCATCATTCTTCATAAGAAAGCTACGAAACCTCAGAAATGACAGCAAACATGATCTAAAAGTGTgcagggagaaggagaggctTGGTGAAAAGGAGGAGTAG